A region of Lycium barbarum isolate Lr01 chromosome 1, ASM1917538v2, whole genome shotgun sequence DNA encodes the following proteins:
- the LOC132601832 gene encoding glyceraldehyde-3-phosphate dehydrogenase, cytosolic-like, which translates to MAKVKIGINGFGRIGRLVARVALQRNDVELVAVNDPFITVEYMTYMFKYDSVHGQWKHNELKVKDEKTLLFGDKPVTVFGIRNPEEIPWASAGAEYIVESTGVFTDKDKAAAHLKGGAKKVIISAPSKDAPMFVVGVNEKEYKPDLNVVSNASCTTNCLAPLAKVIHDRFGIVEGLMTTVHSITATQKTVDGPSAKDWRGGRAASFNIIPSSTGAAKAVGKVLPPLNGKLTGMSFRVPTVDVSVVDLTVRLEKEATYDEIKAAIKEESEGKLKGILGYTEDDVVSTDFVGDNRSSIFDAKAGIALSKNFVKLVSWYDNEMGYSTRVVDLIKHMASVQ; encoded by the exons ATGG CCAAGGTTAAGATTGGAATCAATG GTTTTGGAAGAATTGGACGATTGGTGGCCAGAGTAGCTCTGCAAAGAAATGATGTTGAGCTCGTTGCTGTTAACGACCCCTTCATCACTGTGGAATACATG ACATACATGTTTAAGTATGACAGTGTCCACGGTCAATGGAAGCACAATGAGCTCAAGGTTAAGGATGAGAAGACTCTTCTCTTTGGTGACAAGCCTGTTACTGTATTTGGCATTAG AAACCCAGAGGAGATCCCATGGGCTTCAGCTGGAGCTGAGTACATCGTGGAGTCAACGGGAGTCTTCACGGATAAAGACAAGGCTGCTGCCCACTTGAAG GGTGGTGCCAAGAAAGTAATCATTTCTGCTCCTAGCAAGGATGCGCCTATGTTTGTTGTTGGTGTCAATGAGAAGGAATACAAGCCAGACCTCAATGTCGTTTCTAATGCTAGCTGTACTACTAACTGCCTTGCTCCTTTGGCAAAG GTTATTCATGACAGGTTTGGAATTGTTGAGGGTCTTATGACTACAGTTCACTCTATAACTG CCACCCAGAAAACTGTTGATGGACCATCAGCTAAGGACTGGAGGGGAGGAAGAGCTGCATCATTCAACATTATCCCCAGCAGCACTGGAGCTGCTAAGGCTGTTGGAAAGGTGCTACCACCATTGAATGGAAAGTTAACTGGAATGTCTTTCCGAGTTCCAACTGTCGATGTCTCTGTGGTTGATCTCACAGTGAGGTTGGAGAAAGAAGCTACCTATGATGAAATCAAGGCCGCTATCAA GGAGGAGTCTGAAGGAAAATTGAAGGGTATTCTTGGTTACACCGAAGATGATGTGGTATCTACAGACTTTGTTGGAGACAACAG GTCGAGTATCTTTGACGCCAAGGCTGGAATTGCTTTGAGCAAGAACTTTGTGAAGCTTGTTTCTTGGTATGACAACGAAATGGGCTACAG CACACGGGTGGTTGACTTGATTAAGCACATGGCATCAGTTCAGTAA